From one Nothobranchius furzeri strain GRZ-AD chromosome 2, NfurGRZ-RIMD1, whole genome shotgun sequence genomic stretch:
- the LOC129154836 gene encoding trace amine-associated receptor 1, with protein MEVLDTDFCFPQLPNTSCRKPSLSSLTTVFLRFLLSFIGVLTVVLNLLVIISVSHFRKLHKTTNFLLLSLAISDFMVGLVFLPGETLRVTACWFLGDHLCLLYTYLSSLTVTASIGNVVMISADRFVAICDPLHYHTRVTVKRVQACICLSWLYSILYNVTFVKDGLKDINNSCNGNCVLIIDYFAGFLDLVLNFLVPVTMIVVLYMRVFCKAVLHARAIRSHVTAVTVKHSVTPSAKKSELKAARTLGVLVVVFLTCFCPFYCAALSSDSFFDVSAIAFCFFSISSCLNPLIYALFYPWFRKSVKHILTFKILQSGSCEANLAGPSAILEYRPFCDSPESTDGQSAPAGNLKSRRIIEKNPIHHRRFCPKRLTGDSQASRLPLRLNTVEDVERYKEKT; from the exons ATGGAGGTCCTTGACACAGATTTCTGCTTTCCACAACTCCCTAACACTTCCTGTAGGAAGCCTTCTCTTTCAAGTCTCACAACTGTGTTTCTGAGGTTTCTCCTGTCCTTCATCGGTGTGCTCACTGTGGTTCTCAACCTGCTTGTTATCATCTCAGTGTCCCACTTCAG GAAGCTCCACAAAACCACCAACTTCCTGCTCCTGTCCCTGGCCATCTCAGACTTCATGGTAGGCCTTGTGTTCCTACCAGGAGAAACTCTCAGAGTAACTGCCTGCTGGTTTCTTGGTGATCACTTGTGTTTGTTGTATACATACCTTTCGTCCCTTACTGTCACTGCTTCAATTGGAAATGTGGTGATGATATCAGCTGATCGCTTTGTGGCTATCTGTGACCCTCTGCATTATCACACCAGAGTCACTGTGAAAAGAGTCCAGGCCTGCATCTGTTTGAGTTGGCTCTACTCAATTTTGTACAACGTTACTTTTGTGAAAGACGGTCTAAAGGACATAAATAACTCTTGCAATGGGAATTGTGTATTGATCATCGACTATTTTGCAGGGTTTCTTGATCTTGTTCTAAATTTTTTGGTTCCAGTTACAATGATTGTAGTTCTGTACATGAGAGTATTTTGTAAAGCTGTTCTTCATGCCCGTGCTATCCGCTCTCATGTTACAGCTGTTACTGTCAAGCATTCTGTGACGCCATCAGCCAAAAAGTCTGAATTAAAAGCAGCGAGGACTCTTGGGGTTCTTGTGGTTGTCTTTCTAACTTGTTTCTGCCCTTTTTACTGTGCTGCGCTTTCAAGCGATAGCTTCTTTGATGTATCAGCCATTGCCTTCTGTTTTTTCAGCATAAGCTCCTGTCTGAACCCTTTGATATATGCCTTATTTTATCCGTGGTTTAGGAAATCTGTAAAACATATTCTCACTTTTAAAATACTACAGTCTGGCTCATGTGAGGCTAAC TTGGCTGGcccgtcggccattttggagtaccgGCCTTTCTGTGATTCTCCAGAATCCACAGATGGCCAGTCCGCCCCTGCTGGGAACTTGAAGTCACGGAGAATAATTGAGAAAAATCCTATCCATCACAG AcgattttgtccaaagcgacttacaggtgatagtcaagccagcaggttgcccttgaggcttaaCACTGTAGAGGACGTTGAAAGATATAAAGAAAAGACTTAA